In Alteribacter lacisalsi, a genomic segment contains:
- a CDS encoding MFS transporter translates to MASQSLHHESHTHRRQLRDMRIFYFLSFFAIGGLFPLLSVYLQNEVGLRGSQIGVIMSIGPVMMLIAQPIWGLISDYTRSPRILLAISVTGTGAIGLMYVTAELYPVLIFIAAFLALFQAAMIPLSDSMVMNYVHKKGGDYGKVRLWGAAGFALAVWVMGNLSDWFGQSIIFYAFAIVLWISAWFALKMPRESQVVRVDLKKGLRKLIVVPKFVLFLIATFLVFGPIMANNFYFGLLIQFAGGSLAGVGLAFLLAAGSEIPFMRWAGSLISKQGVTAILFLAALVSGFRWLFYFLGPSPELIYVTTVIQGLSIGLFIPAALQYVRSLAPDEVKATAVSLYAAVGNGLGAWFFTFFAGLIMDWQNVLYVYLFYGVLTLCGAAVLIIIMNLEKKEGSHVDA, encoded by the coding sequence AGGGGGGCTGTTCCCTCTTTTAAGTGTATATCTGCAGAATGAAGTGGGCTTAAGAGGATCCCAAATCGGGGTAATTATGTCTATAGGGCCTGTCATGATGCTCATTGCCCAGCCGATCTGGGGGCTGATCAGTGATTATACGAGAAGTCCTCGTATATTGCTGGCGATTTCTGTTACGGGTACTGGTGCAATCGGCCTCATGTACGTAACTGCTGAACTGTATCCGGTCCTGATTTTTATCGCTGCCTTTCTGGCTCTTTTCCAGGCAGCCATGATTCCCCTGTCTGACAGCATGGTCATGAATTATGTTCATAAAAAAGGCGGAGATTACGGGAAAGTCCGCCTTTGGGGCGCAGCCGGTTTTGCCCTGGCTGTATGGGTAATGGGTAACCTGTCCGACTGGTTCGGCCAGTCCATTATTTTCTACGCCTTCGCAATCGTACTCTGGATCAGCGCCTGGTTTGCCCTTAAAATGCCGAGAGAATCGCAGGTTGTCAGGGTGGATTTGAAAAAAGGTCTTCGAAAACTGATTGTTGTGCCGAAATTTGTTCTGTTTCTAATAGCCACGTTTCTTGTGTTCGGGCCGATCATGGCCAACAATTTTTATTTTGGCCTGCTGATTCAGTTTGCCGGAGGATCTCTTGCCGGGGTGGGTCTGGCATTTCTGCTTGCAGCAGGAAGTGAGATCCCGTTTATGAGATGGGCCGGCAGTCTGATTTCGAAGCAGGGCGTTACCGCCATTCTGTTCCTGGCCGCTCTTGTATCCGGATTCCGCTGGCTGTTTTATTTTCTCGGGCCTTCTCCGGAACTGATTTATGTCACAACTGTTATTCAGGGGCTATCGATCGGCCTGTTCATACCTGCAGCTCTTCAGTATGTGCGAAGTCTGGCTCCTGACGAGGTTAAAGCTACAGCAGTGAGCCTGTATGCAGCTGTGGGAAATGGTCTGGGGGCCTGGTTTTTTACGTTCTTTGCCGGGCTCATTATGGACTGGCAGAACGTTCTTTATGTTTACCTGTTTTACGGGGTCCTGACATTATGCGGGGCAGCTGTTCTTATTATTATTATGAATCTTGAAAAGAAGGAAGGCTCCCATGTGGACGCCTGA